The genomic stretch GCCGGCCGGTGGCGCACAGAAGATCCCGAACCAGGGTGGGCGGACGCGCTGATTGGCCCGCACAAGGTGTTTGATACAGACCGGTATTACGTCGTCGCCCCTAACCGCTTATGCGGAAGCTTCGGTTCCGATGGTCCCAACGAGGTCAACCCGCGGACCGAACATCGCTATGGGTTCGATTTCCCCGTCACGTCAATCCGCGATATGGCACGTGCCGATATGGCGCTGCTCGACTATCTCGGCGTTCGCCATGTCGTCCTCGTCTACGGGGTCTCGATGGGGGGGTTTCAAGCGGCCGAGTGGGCTGTGACGTTTCCCGATGTCGCGGACAAGATCGTCATCGACCGGGGCAATTTCCGGTCGCCTGATCTCTTGGTCGCGACGACGGAAGCCAGGACGGTGGCGATTCGTTCCGACCCGGATTGGCGGGCGGGTCGGTATGCCGAAGAGGGCGTGTTTCCGAGATCGGGGATGACGATCGCGGGGATGATCCTGCACCTGTACGCTACGAGTCAAGACGCATTCACGTCGACATTCGGCCGTTCCTTTGCCGGCCCAGAGGGCAGTCCGTACGCGGCGCTGGAAGAACGATTTGCGAGCGCGGCCGCGCTGCGCGCGAGCGGCGAAGCGTTCGCAACCAGTGGCATCGATCCACAGGCGTACCTGTATAACATACGGGCGATCGCCTTACACGACGTGTCGCACGGCCATGGATCTCTCGAG from bacterium encodes the following:
- a CDS encoding alpha/beta fold hydrolase; this translates as MTWWRPAMSDASQAGSVGLVETRSARVAETGFSFENGARLPSIRMAYETYGQLAADGRNSILVLHGSTGSAHAAGRWRTEDPEPGWADALIGPHKVFDTDRYYVVAPNRLCGSFGSDGPNEVNPRTEHRYGFDFPVTSIRDMARADMALLDYLGVRHVVLVYGVSMGGFQAAEWAVTFPDVADKIVIDRGNFRSPDLLVATTEARTVAIRSDPDWRAGRYAEEGVFPRSGMTIAGMILHLYATSQDAFTSTFGRSFAGPEGSPYAALEERFASAAALRASGEAFATSGIDPQAYLYNIRAIALHDVSHGHGSLEAAARRVGARVRFIHCRSDLLVPVEGAREADRALRMAGVDTELYEYDHPLGHLALSTSELRRQWMPVLEHFLEDRPGEI